A genome region from Methanomicrobiales archaeon includes the following:
- a CDS encoding substrate-binding domain-containing protein, with translation MDERHTIIPLLLVAAIAVLTLLCAGCTAQRPPLEDQASTASAGPVRALLIATTTSLDDTGLWDAIEDFYEKKYGVDLRITSQGTGKALELGKSGDVDLEVVHSPSQEKAFLDEGWGVNHRCFAYNYFLIVGPETDPAGIRGLTPEEGFARLMALGKNGTAGVQFVSRGDNSGTHGTEKTIWKNAKYNYTRDVQGSGAWYLEAGKGMGDTLVMASEKGAYTLTDEGTYLAFKGQLALTPIISEGTSLLNRYSVMAINPTKHPNANIAEANRFIDWILSEEGREIVGSYGTEKYGKPLFTSIPADACSAAPFNCVCSGNVTTGASG, from the coding sequence ATGGATGAGCGGCATACGATCATTCCCCTTCTCTTGGTAGCGGCAATCGCAGTCCTCACCCTGCTCTGTGCGGGGTGTACAGCGCAACGTCCCCCCCTGGAGGATCAGGCATCGACAGCATCCGCGGGACCGGTCAGAGCGCTCCTGATCGCGACCACGACCAGCCTGGACGACACCGGTCTCTGGGACGCGATCGAGGACTTCTACGAGAAGAAGTACGGCGTGGATCTTCGAATCACGTCGCAGGGCACGGGAAAGGCCCTCGAGCTCGGAAAGAGCGGCGACGTGGATCTCGAGGTCGTGCACTCTCCCTCCCAGGAGAAGGCGTTCCTCGACGAGGGGTGGGGGGTCAACCACCGCTGCTTCGCCTACAATTACTTCCTGATTGTCGGGCCCGAGACCGATCCGGCGGGCATCCGCGGCCTGACGCCGGAAGAGGGATTCGCCCGGCTCATGGCCCTGGGGAAGAACGGAACAGCCGGGGTTCAGTTCGTCTCCCGCGGCGACAATTCCGGAACCCACGGCACCGAGAAGACGATCTGGAAGAATGCCAAGTACAACTATACCCGGGACGTCCAGGGATCCGGTGCATGGTATCTCGAAGCCGGCAAGGGCATGGGAGACACGCTTGTCATGGCCAGCGAGAAGGGTGCCTACACCCTGACGGACGAAGGTACGTACCTCGCATTCAAGGGGCAGCTGGCCCTCACGCCGATCATCTCCGAGGGCACCAGTCTCCTGAACCGCTACAGTGTCATGGCCATCAACCCGACCAAACACCCGAATGCGAATATTGCAGAGGCAAACCGGTTCATCGACTGGATCCTCTCGGAAGAGGGACGAGAGATCGTCGGCAGCTATGGGACCGAGAAGTACGGCAAACCGCTCTTCACCTCGATCCCGGCCGATGCATGCTCTGCGGCACCCTTCAATTGTGTCTGCTCAGGGAATGTGACGACCGGCGCATCCGGATGA
- a CDS encoding heavy metal translocating P-type ATPase: MVRDSLDENLKKAELKISGMTCATCSVIVEEALSRVEGVSSARVNPGTETAVVEYDPSQVRFPVLERAVINAGYGVENERVAIRVGGMMCAVCAETIEQALLGLEGVAAAQVNLGTERAYVTYNPRMVTLADIRRTIEESGYQYLGREEEETRDLEREARETALRRLRNRTIVGFVVAALLMALMFVPTPFMDSMPYILFLVATPPFLYLAYPIFLAASRALRNGVLNMDVMYSLGIGVAYTASVLGTFQVVLNRDFLFYETTVMLAAFLTLGRYLETRAKGRTSDAIRKLIGLRPRTATVIRDGHEDEVPIDGVQVGDILLVRPGEKVPVDGIVVGGGSFVDESMISGEPIPVAKREGDDLIGGTLNGNGVLTFRATKVGRDTVLSQIIRLVENAQGSKPPVQRIADTAVSYFIPAVLAIAVATFVVWYLVLGSTLLFALTAFIAVLVIACPCALGLASPTAVTVGLGRGAELGVLIKQGEALEIPDRLTAVLFDKTGTLTRGKAEVTDVVSVTVSEEGLLARAAGVERNSSHPLAEAIVRAAEARGLAVPESESFDTFGGKGATASVGGETILIGNRALFAERSIPISPEAEKQLLERETQGKTAMLVAIDGQLGGMIAVADTLKPTAHAAIRELKRMGLSVVMITGDNSRTAAAIAREIGIDEVLAEVLPQDKAGVVQKLQAKGEIVAFVGDGINDAPALAQADVGIAIGSGTDVAIESGDIVLIKDDLMDVVAAIQLSRKVMSRIRQNLFWAFAYNTALIPLAAGLLYPFFGITFRPEYAAFAMALSSATVVSLSLMLKGYIPPAKKGVAAEQSWQ, translated from the coding sequence ATGGTGAGGGACTCCTTGGATGAGAATCTGAAGAAGGCGGAACTGAAGATCTCCGGCATGACCTGCGCCACCTGCTCGGTGATCGTCGAGGAGGCGCTCTCGCGGGTGGAGGGCGTCTCGAGCGCCCGCGTGAACCCGGGAACGGAGACCGCGGTCGTGGAGTACGATCCGTCGCAGGTGCGGTTTCCCGTTCTGGAGAGGGCGGTGATAAACGCCGGCTACGGTGTCGAGAACGAGCGGGTCGCGATCCGGGTCGGCGGCATGATGTGCGCCGTCTGCGCCGAGACGATCGAGCAGGCCCTCCTGGGGCTCGAGGGGGTGGCTGCCGCCCAGGTGAACCTGGGAACCGAACGGGCATACGTCACCTACAACCCCCGCATGGTGACACTCGCCGATATCCGCAGGACCATCGAGGAGAGCGGCTACCAGTACCTGGGACGGGAGGAGGAGGAGACGCGCGATCTGGAGCGTGAGGCGCGGGAGACGGCGCTTCGCAGACTGCGAAACCGCACGATCGTGGGATTCGTTGTCGCGGCCCTGCTGATGGCGCTGATGTTCGTCCCGACACCGTTCATGGACAGCATGCCCTATATCCTCTTCCTTGTTGCCACCCCGCCCTTCCTCTACCTCGCGTATCCCATCTTCCTCGCGGCCTCCCGCGCTCTTCGAAACGGCGTGCTGAACATGGACGTCATGTACTCGCTCGGCATCGGGGTCGCCTACACCGCGAGCGTGCTCGGGACGTTCCAGGTGGTGCTCAACCGCGACTTCCTCTTCTACGAGACGACGGTCATGCTCGCTGCGTTCCTCACGCTCGGGAGGTATCTGGAGACCCGGGCGAAGGGAAGGACGTCGGATGCGATCAGGAAGCTGATCGGGCTTCGCCCCCGCACCGCGACGGTGATCCGCGACGGGCATGAGGATGAGGTCCCGATCGATGGCGTGCAGGTGGGGGATATCCTCCTGGTGCGGCCGGGAGAGAAGGTGCCGGTCGACGGCATCGTCGTCGGGGGGGGGAGTTTCGTGGACGAGTCGATGATCAGCGGGGAGCCTATACCTGTCGCGAAGAGGGAAGGGGACGACCTGATCGGCGGGACACTGAACGGGAACGGCGTACTCACCTTCCGCGCGACGAAGGTGGGGAGAGACACCGTGCTCTCCCAGATCATCCGTCTCGTGGAGAACGCGCAGGGCTCCAAGCCGCCGGTGCAGCGGATTGCCGATACGGCGGTGAGCTACTTCATCCCTGCCGTCCTCGCCATCGCCGTCGCCACCTTCGTCGTCTGGTACCTCGTTCTCGGGAGCACGCTCCTCTTCGCTCTCACCGCCTTCATCGCGGTGCTGGTCATCGCCTGCCCCTGCGCGCTCGGTCTCGCCTCCCCGACGGCGGTGACCGTGGGGCTCGGGCGGGGGGCGGAGCTCGGCGTGCTCATCAAGCAGGGTGAAGCGCTGGAGATACCCGATCGTCTGACCGCGGTGCTCTTCGACAAGACCGGAACGCTGACACGCGGAAAGGCGGAGGTGACCGATGTTGTGAGCGTAACGGTCTCGGAAGAGGGGCTCCTCGCCCGTGCGGCCGGCGTGGAGAGAAACTCCAGCCATCCCCTCGCCGAGGCGATCGTGCGGGCAGCGGAGGCGCGGGGGCTCGCTGTCCCGGAGAGCGAAAGTTTCGACACGTTCGGAGGGAAAGGCGCGACCGCCAGCGTCGGCGGGGAGACGATCCTGATCGGGAACCGTGCGCTCTTCGCGGAGCGATCGATTCCGATCTCACCCGAGGCGGAGAAGCAGTTGCTGGAGCGGGAGACGCAGGGCAAAACGGCGATGCTCGTCGCGATCGATGGGCAATTGGGCGGTATGATCGCCGTCGCCGATACGCTGAAACCGACGGCGCACGCGGCGATCCGAGAACTGAAGCGGATGGGGCTCTCTGTCGTCATGATCACCGGCGACAACTCCCGAACCGCGGCCGCGATTGCGCGAGAGATCGGAATCGACGAGGTGCTTGCAGAGGTTCTCCCCCAGGACAAGGCGGGGGTGGTGCAGAAGCTGCAGGCCAAAGGGGAGATCGTCGCATTCGTCGGGGACGGGATCAACGATGCTCCCGCCCTGGCTCAGGCCGATGTGGGCATCGCTATCGGGAGCGGCACGGATGTCGCGATCGAGAGCGGGGATATCGTGCTCATCAAAGACGATCTCATGGACGTGGTGGCCGCAATCCAGCTCTCCCGGAAGGTCATGTCGCGGATCCGCCAGAACCTGTTCTGGGCGTTCGCGTACAACACGGCCCTAATACCCCTGGCTGCAGGTCTGCTCTACCCCTTCTTCGGCATCACCTTCCGTCCGGAGTATGCCGCCTTCGCCATGGCCCTCTCCTCGGCCACCGTCGTCTCCCTCTCCCTGATGCTCAAAGGATATATACCACCTGCGAAGAAGGGTGTAGCTGCGGAGCAGTCATGGCAGTAG
- a CDS encoding ABC-ATPase domain-containing protein → MQTENWSDILKTALGTLGSRDVRIDMPRVRHYVNTYLVRSLDGHSLQFSMPITVRRDLLSEIPMDPAGADGAVGVILEEIKRQARTARELGPIGGRFTRYPQKYAVHTEPFTLVHSVQAVATALWKPDHGNYADTRGIHLTVPGALPYPGPPDAAAVRAVVEELRAVLDAVGAAVRRVPKDRLERGWIASLDQKGLRLRLPELGLVSFVGDGTLPARQYTEHRCYYRVAGPKEGIHVPFICPSDLAPVEVELSASGETATGLGIRRREVFAVTGSNAEGKSTFLQAVIAGEDDHAIGDGRERVVTVWGLRQACAGCREFRGERIDMFFRTLPPGLQGTPSSVHGQGSGSMVMAEQVQKAVEEKAPLLIIDEDQAATNLLVRSCLQSEDITPLSAILSENRGALGETALLFAACSMDILTAEADRILLLERHAARAVDRSVFRRMVCIHLEQTLERLRETPFRGAAESGQEEERDGGNPLSGLQRSGTLRVQRLSSRE, encoded by the coding sequence ATGCAGACGGAGAACTGGAGCGATATCCTCAAGACGGCGCTCGGCACGCTCGGGAGCCGTGACGTGCGCATCGATATGCCGAGGGTGAGGCACTACGTGAACACCTACCTGGTGCGATCCCTCGACGGCCATTCGCTGCAGTTCAGCATGCCCATCACGGTGCGGAGAGATCTGCTCTCCGAAATCCCGATGGATCCCGCCGGAGCCGACGGCGCCGTGGGTGTCATTCTCGAAGAGATCAAGCGTCAAGCCCGCACGGCCCGGGAACTCGGCCCGATCGGGGGGAGGTTCACGCGGTACCCGCAGAAGTATGCCGTTCACACGGAGCCCTTCACCCTGGTGCATTCGGTCCAGGCCGTTGCAACGGCGCTCTGGAAACCGGATCACGGGAACTACGCCGATACCCGGGGTATCCACCTGACAGTTCCCGGAGCGCTGCCGTACCCCGGACCGCCCGATGCCGCGGCAGTCCGTGCGGTCGTCGAAGAGTTGAGGGCGGTCCTGGATGCCGTCGGAGCTGCCGTCCGGAGGGTGCCGAAAGATCGCCTCGAACGGGGCTGGATCGCATCGCTCGACCAGAAGGGGCTGCGGCTGCGCCTGCCCGAACTCGGTCTCGTGAGCTTCGTCGGCGACGGGACGCTGCCGGCGCGCCAGTACACGGAGCACCGCTGCTACTACCGCGTCGCAGGTCCCAAGGAGGGGATCCATGTCCCCTTTATCTGCCCGAGCGATCTCGCCCCCGTTGAGGTGGAGCTCTCTGCGAGCGGAGAGACCGCGACCGGCCTCGGCATCCGCAGGAGAGAGGTCTTTGCAGTCACCGGCTCCAACGCCGAAGGGAAGAGCACGTTCCTGCAGGCTGTGATTGCCGGCGAGGACGATCACGCGATCGGGGACGGCCGGGAGCGCGTGGTAACGGTATGGGGTCTGCGGCAGGCCTGTGCCGGCTGCCGGGAGTTCCGCGGAGAGCGCATCGACATGTTCTTCCGCACGCTGCCCCCCGGTCTGCAGGGAACCCCGTCGTCTGTCCACGGCCAGGGAAGCGGCTCGATGGTGATGGCAGAGCAGGTGCAGAAGGCGGTGGAGGAGAAGGCGCCCCTGCTGATCATCGACGAGGATCAGGCGGCCACGAACCTCCTGGTGCGGAGCTGCCTCCAGAGCGAAGATATCACCCCCCTCTCCGCGATCCTGTCCGAGAATCGCGGGGCTCTCGGGGAGACCGCTCTCCTCTTCGCCGCCTGCAGCATGGACATCCTCACCGCGGAGGCCGACCGTATCCTCCTCCTGGAGCGGCACGCGGCGAGAGCGGTGGACAGGAGCGTGTTCCGGAGGATGGTCTGCATCCACCTGGAGCAGACGCTGGAGCGGCTGCGGGAAACCCCGTTCCGCGGCGCTGCGGAGAGCGGACAGGAAGAGGAACGGGATGGAGGCAACCCTCTCTCCGGTCTGCAGCGATCCGGCACGCTGCGGGTGCAGCGCCTCAGTTCTCGGGAATGA
- a CDS encoding MBL fold metallo-hydrolase has product MRFAVLASGSKANCIYIRGANDALILDAGLALRETMRRLALAGGDPSVLQGILLTHEHADHIRGSAALSRRFDVPIFGTQGTLEWFLQDRCASGVPDLRGCRIGERFTVGDFTVEPFATSHDAREPCGYRITEGGATLSYCTDTGRISPSILERIRDSDALVLESNHCPHMLRNGPYPEMLKRRIRSSRGHLSNQDARECIRAVGADMQAIVLAHLSEVNNTAEKAVNSALEGLGLGRFNSRDLYAIPGGDRCDCWMRWVEI; this is encoded by the coding sequence ATGAGGTTCGCCGTCCTCGCCAGCGGGAGCAAAGCCAACTGCATCTACATCCGGGGAGCGAACGACGCTCTTATCCTGGACGCCGGACTCGCGTTGCGCGAGACGATGCGGAGGCTTGCGCTCGCGGGCGGGGACCCGTCAGTTCTGCAGGGGATTCTTCTGACGCACGAGCATGCCGACCACATACGGGGCAGCGCCGCTCTCTCCCGCAGGTTCGACGTACCCATCTTCGGAACCCAAGGCACGCTGGAGTGGTTCCTCCAGGACCGATGCGCATCGGGTGTTCCCGACCTCCGGGGATGCCGCATCGGCGAACGGTTTACGGTGGGTGATTTTACCGTCGAACCCTTCGCGACGTCCCACGACGCACGCGAGCCCTGCGGCTACCGCATCACCGAGGGCGGGGCGACACTCAGTTACTGCACCGACACGGGCAGGATATCCCCCTCGATCCTGGAGAGGATCCGGGACAGCGACGCGCTCGTACTGGAGAGCAACCACTGCCCCCATATGCTTAGGAACGGCCCCTACCCCGAGATGCTGAAGCGGCGGATCCGCTCCTCCCGGGGGCACCTCTCCAACCAAGACGCCCGGGAATGCATTCGCGCAGTCGGCGCAGACATGCAGGCGATCGTCCTCGCTCACCTGAGCGAGGTGAACAACACAGCAGAGAAGGCGGTGAACAGCGCTCTCGAAGGTCTGGGTCTGGGGCGCTTCAACAGCCGTGATCTCTACGCCATCCCCGGCGGGGATCGCTGCGACTGCTGGATGCGCTGGGTGGAGATCTGA
- a CDS encoding ABC transporter ATP-binding protein has protein sequence MIHTEALSKQYGRRMVLSGIDLEVKEGEFFGLIGPSGAGKSTLLRILDLIEPPSGGRLHLFGDDVYRRGTVFEVRRRMAMLFQKPVIFNASVYENIAIGLKVRRRNGAEVERRVREALRAIGLPDYADRSALTLSGGEAQRVALARALVTDPEILFLDEPTANLDPPSVEKIEELVQRLNRESGTTVVLSTHDMRQGQRLADRIGVMMQGTIPQVGTTLEIFHRPRATSIARFVGVENILPGTVTSNRNGEVDVDVGGTIVHGISAALPGQRVSVLFRAEDVTLDLRERGKTSARNLYRGTIVRTVPSGPFAHVVVDCGVPITALVTIRSAEDLDLRIGREVYASFKASTVHVIPEN, from the coding sequence ATGATCCATACAGAAGCGCTGTCCAAACAGTATGGCAGGAGAATGGTCCTCTCCGGCATCGACCTCGAGGTGAAGGAGGGGGAGTTCTTCGGGCTGATCGGCCCGAGCGGTGCTGGGAAGAGCACTCTCCTGCGGATCCTGGATCTGATCGAGCCTCCTTCGGGTGGGCGCCTCCATCTATTCGGGGACGACGTATACCGGCGTGGCACCGTATTCGAGGTCCGGCGGCGCATGGCCATGCTCTTCCAGAAACCCGTCATATTCAACGCCAGCGTCTACGAGAATATCGCCATCGGACTGAAGGTGCGGAGGCGAAACGGCGCGGAGGTGGAGAGACGGGTGAGGGAGGCCCTTCGTGCAATCGGCCTTCCGGACTACGCTGACCGCTCCGCACTCACACTCTCCGGGGGTGAGGCTCAGCGGGTCGCCCTTGCCCGGGCGCTGGTGACAGACCCCGAGATCCTGTTCCTGGACGAGCCCACGGCAAACCTGGACCCCCCCTCGGTGGAGAAGATCGAGGAGCTTGTGCAGCGGCTGAACCGGGAATCCGGCACAACGGTGGTACTCAGCACCCACGATATGCGCCAGGGGCAGCGCCTCGCCGACCGGATCGGGGTGATGATGCAGGGAACGATCCCCCAGGTCGGGACGACCCTCGAGATCTTCCACAGGCCGCGGGCGACGAGCATCGCCCGCTTCGTGGGGGTGGAGAATATACTGCCGGGCACGGTGACCTCGAACCGCAACGGCGAGGTCGATGTGGATGTAGGCGGGACCATCGTCCACGGCATTTCAGCCGCACTGCCGGGGCAGAGGGTGAGCGTCCTGTTCCGTGCCGAAGACGTAACACTCGATCTGCGAGAGCGGGGGAAGACGAGTGCGCGGAACCTCTACCGGGGAACCATCGTGCGCACCGTCCCCTCCGGGCCGTTCGCGCACGTGGTCGTCGACTGCGGCGTCCCGATCACTGCCCTGGTCACGATCCGCTCCGCCGAGGATCTGGATCTCCGGATCGGGCGGGAGGTCTATGCATCCTTCAAGGCGTCGACCGTCCACGTCATTCCCGAGAACTGA
- a CDS encoding ABC transporter permease, with protein sequence MTMVDAIMQGFSRAIELIVTLDPEVIEITILSLTVSLTATLLASALCIPLGALIHSIEFRGKRALINAIQTLYAMPTVLAGLLLLLLISNAGPLGFLGLLFTPAGMVLAQMILIMPLITGLTISAMSGIGEEMRQHIVSLGATKAQSILILAREARFAILAAVILGFGRAIAEVGAAMMIGGNIRHSTRVLTTAIALESTKGEWGFSIALGIILLGVAVVVNLALNLAQYGSFFRGGYRNS encoded by the coding sequence ATGACCATGGTCGATGCGATAATGCAAGGGTTTTCACGGGCGATTGAACTAATCGTCACGTTAGATCCAGAAGTCATCGAGATTACCATTCTGTCGCTCACAGTATCCCTCACCGCCACGCTGCTGGCATCCGCCCTGTGCATACCGCTCGGAGCCCTCATCCACTCCATCGAGTTCCGCGGGAAGCGGGCCCTGATCAATGCCATCCAGACCCTCTACGCGATGCCGACGGTGCTGGCGGGCCTGCTCCTCCTGCTCCTCATCTCCAACGCGGGGCCGCTGGGCTTCCTGGGCCTTCTGTTCACCCCGGCGGGAATGGTTCTGGCGCAGATGATCCTCATCATGCCCCTCATTACCGGCCTGACCATCTCCGCAATGAGCGGCATCGGCGAGGAGATGCGGCAGCATATCGTATCTCTGGGGGCGACGAAGGCGCAGTCCATCCTGATCCTTGCCCGAGAGGCGCGGTTCGCGATCCTGGCAGCGGTCATACTCGGGTTCGGACGAGCGATCGCGGAGGTCGGCGCGGCGATGATGATCGGGGGGAACATCCGCCACAGCACCCGGGTGCTCACCACCGCGATCGCTCTCGAGTCGACGAAGGGCGAGTGGGGCTTCTCCATCGCGCTCGGGATCATTCTCCTCGGTGTCGCGGTCGTCGTGAACCTGGCTCTGAATCTTGCACAGTACGGATCCTTCTTCCGGGGAGGGTACCGGAACTCCTGA
- the hisD gene encoding histidinol dehydrogenase: MFGPIDIERWMKGRKSGLAEVKGQVEAIIAEVKNGGDAALIELSARHGRAPIESIAVCDEEIDDAYDRIDSALLEAIVEAEARIAEFHALQRPRDLWLKQVEPGVILGVKTTPLERVGAYVPGGRAAYPSTALMCVVPARIAGVSEVCCCSPHPIHPATLVALDVAGADEIYRVGGAQAIAAMALGTESIRPVQKIVGPGNVYVTAAKMLLRDHAEIDFPAGPSEIGIVADDTANAEFIAIDILAQAEHDPQAACILITPSGELAAKVGAHIERLLEASGRRDIMRQALSNSGYLLVRDLSEAADASDQVAPEHLSIQVADPLSVLNRVRNAGAIFVGPYAAVACGDYAAGPNHVLPTAGYARTYSGLDVMHFCKTSSVQIVDRLGIESLGDVVERIADAEGLFAHADSVRIRRRPKQNP; encoded by the coding sequence ATGTTCGGGCCGATCGACATCGAACGCTGGATGAAGGGCAGGAAGTCAGGTCTTGCAGAGGTGAAGGGCCAGGTGGAGGCGATCATCGCCGAGGTGAAAAACGGCGGAGATGCAGCCCTAATAGAGCTCTCCGCCCGCCACGGGCGGGCACCGATCGAGAGCATCGCTGTCTGCGACGAGGAGATCGATGACGCCTATGACCGGATTGACAGTGCACTCCTGGAGGCGATCGTGGAGGCGGAGGCCCGCATCGCCGAGTTCCATGCACTCCAGCGCCCCCGGGATCTCTGGCTGAAGCAGGTGGAGCCGGGCGTGATCCTGGGTGTGAAGACCACACCGCTCGAACGCGTGGGTGCTTATGTGCCCGGCGGAAGGGCCGCGTACCCGTCCACCGCCCTGATGTGCGTGGTACCGGCGCGCATCGCCGGCGTCTCCGAGGTCTGCTGCTGCTCGCCCCATCCCATCCATCCCGCGACCCTGGTGGCGCTGGACGTCGCCGGCGCCGACGAGATCTACCGCGTCGGCGGAGCGCAGGCGATCGCTGCGATGGCGCTCGGGACCGAGAGTATCCGCCCCGTGCAGAAGATCGTGGGCCCGGGCAATGTCTACGTGACAGCGGCGAAGATGCTGCTCCGCGACCATGCAGAGATCGACTTTCCCGCCGGTCCCAGCGAGATCGGAATCGTCGCAGACGACACGGCGAATGCGGAATTCATCGCCATCGATATCCTGGCCCAGGCGGAGCACGACCCTCAGGCCGCCTGCATCCTCATCACACCGTCGGGCGAGCTTGCCGCGAAGGTTGGAGCCCATATCGAGCGGCTGCTGGAAGCGTCAGGGAGGAGGGATATCATGCGCCAGGCGCTCTCGAACTCCGGGTATCTCCTCGTCCGCGATCTGTCGGAAGCGGCGGACGCATCCGATCAGGTCGCGCCCGAACATCTCTCCATCCAGGTCGCGGACCCCCTGTCGGTGCTGAACAGGGTGCGGAACGCCGGCGCCATATTCGTGGGGCCGTATGCCGCAGTCGCATGCGGCGACTATGCGGCGGGGCCCAACCATGTGCTCCCCACAGCCGGATACGCACGCACCTACTCCGGCCTGGACGTGATGCACTTCTGCAAGACGAGCAGCGTCCAGATCGTCGACCGCCTTGGCATCGAATCCCTGGGCGACGTGGTGGAGAGGATCGCCGATGCGGAGGGTCTCTTTGCCCACGCCGATTCGGTGCGCATCCGGAGACGCCCGAAGCAGAACCCGTAA
- a CDS encoding YHS domain-containing protein, with amino-acid sequence MAVDPVCKMQVDEATARYRSEYRGKTYYFCAPGCKKRFDGDPEAYLK; translated from the coding sequence ATGGCAGTAGATCCCGTATGCAAGATGCAGGTGGACGAGGCGACAGCCCGTTACAGGAGCGAGTACAGGGGGAAGACCTACTATTTCTGCGCGCCGGGGTGCAAGAAGAGGTTCGATGGCGACCCTGAAGCCTACCTGAAGTGA
- a CDS encoding ATP-dependent DNA ligase, giving the protein MLFADFAHLCERLEAIPGRLDTIDEVAGVLPRLESQELPIFVRFVMGRIFPDWSSLNLGIGPNLLYEGVGYVVGKKKADVVATVNRTGDVGLAVEQLLSNKSQMSFGRDQLALQDVYREFERIARAEGKKSQREKLLAIRRLFSSTEPLEGRYLARLMMGELRIGIGEGNVRDAIAKAFGVDAGLVEHAFQALNDLGEVALRAREGAAALEDVHIEIFRPVRMMLAQQGTIEQMVAEHGMVAAEYKYDGTRFQLHKRGDAVRIYSRKLEDVTNALPDVIRILKDAAPREVILDGEIIAYKNGRPMPFQFVLRRFRRKYEVDTFVERIELVPYVFDILYLDGETLIDLPLLERRRLLEGAMSSHVAPQYRSGDIAELEGIYGEALAAGHEGIMIKDPASRYLPGVRGKHWIKVKPGVDTLDLAVIGAEWGEGRRAGVFGSFLLACLDNGELLSVGKVATGFSDEMLAEMYGILKDSVIAQSGKEVTFEPSVVFEVGYAEIQRSPNYESGYALRFPRFIRLRDDKSVDEIDTLDTISDRSQRRFDFDTP; this is encoded by the coding sequence ATGCTCTTTGCCGATTTCGCCCACCTCTGCGAACGCCTGGAGGCCATCCCCGGGCGGCTCGATACGATCGACGAGGTCGCCGGGGTGCTCCCGAGGCTCGAATCACAGGAGCTCCCCATATTTGTGCGTTTCGTGATGGGCAGGATCTTCCCCGACTGGAGCTCCCTGAACCTGGGGATCGGTCCGAACCTGCTCTATGAAGGGGTCGGCTACGTCGTCGGGAAGAAGAAGGCGGATGTGGTGGCAACGGTCAACCGCACCGGGGATGTAGGGCTGGCCGTGGAGCAACTCCTGTCGAACAAATCCCAGATGAGTTTCGGGCGGGATCAGCTAGCGCTTCAGGATGTGTACCGGGAGTTCGAACGGATCGCCCGGGCGGAAGGAAAGAAGTCGCAGCGGGAGAAGCTCCTGGCCATCCGCCGGCTCTTCTCCAGCACCGAACCGCTCGAGGGGCGATATCTGGCCCGGCTCATGATGGGGGAGCTGCGGATCGGCATCGGCGAGGGGAACGTGCGGGATGCCATAGCAAAGGCGTTCGGCGTGGATGCGGGGCTCGTGGAGCACGCCTTCCAGGCGCTGAACGACCTCGGGGAGGTGGCCCTCCGGGCCAGGGAGGGGGCCGCTGCGCTGGAGGACGTGCACATCGAGATCTTCCGCCCCGTCCGTATGATGCTCGCTCAGCAGGGGACCATCGAGCAGATGGTGGCGGAGCACGGAATGGTCGCCGCCGAGTACAAGTACGACGGCACGCGGTTTCAGCTGCACAAACGGGGGGACGCTGTCAGAATCTACTCCAGGAAACTGGAGGACGTCACGAACGCCCTTCCCGACGTCATCCGCATCCTGAAGGATGCGGCCCCCCGCGAGGTGATCCTCGATGGGGAGATCATCGCCTACAAGAACGGAAGACCGATGCCGTTCCAGTTCGTGCTGCGGAGATTCCGGCGGAAGTACGAGGTCGACACCTTCGTGGAGCGGATCGAACTGGTGCCCTACGTGTTCGACATCCTCTACCTCGACGGGGAGACCCTGATCGATCTCCCGTTGCTCGAGCGGAGGCGACTGCTCGAGGGGGCGATGTCGTCTCACGTCGCTCCCCAGTACCGGAGCGGCGACATCGCCGAACTCGAGGGGATCTACGGCGAGGCCCTCGCTGCCGGGCACGAGGGTATCATGATAAAGGATCCGGCGTCGCGATATCTGCCCGGCGTCCGGGGAAAGCACTGGATCAAGGTGAAACCGGGAGTGGATACGCTCGATCTCGCCGTCATTGGCGCGGAGTGGGGGGAAGGACGGAGGGCCGGGGTCTTTGGCTCTTTCCTTCTCGCCTGCCTGGACAACGGAGAACTGCTTTCCGTGGGGAAGGTGGCGACCGGTTTCTCGGACGAGATGCTCGCGGAGATGTACGGGATTCTGAAGGACTCCGTCATCGCCCAGTCCGGAAAAGAGGTCACATTCGAGCCGAGCGTGGTGTTCGAGGTGGGTTACGCGGAGATTCAGAGAAGCCCGAACTACGAGAGCGGGTATGCCCTGCGGTTCCCGCGGTTCATCCGCCTGCGCGACGACAAGAGCGTGGATGAGATCGATACCCTGGATACGATCAGCGATCGGAGTCAGAGGAGATTCGACTTCGATACACCCTGA